A stretch of DNA from Gallus gallus isolate bGalGal1 chromosome 7, bGalGal1.mat.broiler.GRCg7b, whole genome shotgun sequence:
GGTCTCCCGGAGCGGTCTGCGAAGTCGCGTCCCGGCCGGAGGGACGGGGACCCGGGCTGCCCCGACGGCGGCGTGGCGGGAGGGAGGCCGGGAGGCGTCCCCTCTGCCGCCCTCCCCGCCGTGCCGTTACCGGGCGGCCCCGTCACCTGCCGCCCTCGCGTCGGCCCCGCGCCGGCGGCCGGGCGGTGCGCCGTCTCCCCGCGGCTTCGGCCAGAAGCTGCTGCGCTTTCCCCGCAATTTCCTCCTCGACATCTGGCGTCAGCTGCAACTTTGTGCAATTCCCTGCCCGCCTCGTGCTGCCCCTCGCCGTCATCCTGCTCCCTCGTGCTCCACTTCCCTGCCGTGCCCGTGCCGCGGGGTGTGGCGCCGCCCAGGGAGCAGGTGGCGGGCGAGTGTCCGGCTGCGCCGCGCCGTCCCGTCGCCCACCGGAGCCGGCACTGCCCCGCGACCGTGTTTACCCTTGCCGTGGTGACTCTTCCCCCAGATACCTCCCATCCGGGACGGGTGAGTGTCCCGGCTTTTCCCCTACTCCTCACATCCTGCCCGGTGGCAGTAGGGGAGGAGCTGCCGGGGCTGCCGGTGCCCTCACCCTTGCGCTATACAGAGCCTCGGAGTCACCGGCGGGTAAGGGATGGGGTGTAAGCGCTGGGCGGGggcttctgctgcctttggggGCCCGGGTGAGACGCGCTGCTGCCTGCCCCGCGGCTCATCGCCTGCCTTCCCGCAGGGCTGAGCCGACCGCCTGGCCAGGATGAGCTGGAGCTTCCTGACGCGGCTCCTGGAGGAGATCAACAACCACTCGACCTTCGTGGGCAAGATCTGGCTTAGCGTCCTCATCATCTTCAGGATCGTGCTGACGGCCGTGGGGGGCGAGTCCATCTACTACGACGAGCAGAGCAAGTTTGTCTGCAACACGCAGCAGCCGGGCTGCGAGAACGTCTGCTACAACGCCTTCGCCCCGCTCTCCCACGTCCGCTTCTGGATCTTCCACATCATCATGGTGGCCACCCCCTCGGTGCTCTACCTGGGCTTCGCCATGCACCGCATCGCCCGCATGCCCGAGTCCTCGCGGCGCCGGGCGCCGGCAGCTCAGCGCGGCCGCATGCCGGTGGTGCGGCGTGGAGCCGGGCGCGACTACGAGGAGGCGGAGGACGATAACGAAGAGGACCCCATGATCTTCGAGGAGATCGaggtggagaaggagaagggcgCCGAGGGCGGCGAGAAGCACGACGGCCGGCGCCGCATCAAGCGGGACGGGCTGATGCGCGCCTacgtgctgcagctgctgtgccgcATGCTGCTGGAGTCGGCCTTCCTCTTCGGGCAGTACCTGCTGTTCCGCTTTAAGGTCAGCCCCTCGTACGTGTGCAGCCACAGCCCCTGCCCGCACATGGTCGACTGCTTCGTCTCGCGCCCCACCGAGAAGACCATCTTCCTGCTCATCATGTACGCCGTCAGCGGGCTCTGCCTCTTCCTCAACATCTGCGAGCTCCTGCACCTGGGCGTGGGGCGCATCCGCGACGCGCTGAGCCAGCCCAACGGCCCACCCGccggcagccccgcgccgcacTACGCCAAGAAGCCCCCCAGCGCGCCGCCCACCTACCACTCCCTGAAGAAGGAGCCTCTGAAAGCCCCGCTGCCCGACGGCAAGCTGGACTACAGGGAGAACCTGGCCAACTCGGCGGCCGAGCGCTTCGCCCTGGCTGGCGCTCCCCGCGAGCACGAGCTGGAGCGGCTGCGCGAGCACCTGCGCCTGGCCCAGGAGCACCTGGAGATGGCCTTCCACCTGCAGCCGCCCCCTCGGGCCCCCAGCCCCTCGCGCAGCAGCAGCCCCGAGGCCAACGGCATGGCTGCCGAGCAGAACCGCCTCAACCTGGCGCACGAGAAGGGCAGCGGCTGTGAGCGCAGCACAGGTGAGCCGGGGAGGGCCGGGTTGTGGCGGGGCGGTGGGGCACCCCAGGATGGCTGCTGATGTGCGCATCATTCCCACAGGGCTGTGAGTGATGAAGACGGACGGTGCCAGACAGTGGCGTGGCGCAGCGCAGCGTGGGACGGTGACGTGGATCTGCGCAGGGCGTCTCCATCCCAGTGGGCAGCAATGGGGACAGGGGCTCGGGGAACCTTCCTTCACTGttcttaattgtttttttttttaaagggaataTCTTATTTTTGTACCTTTTTATAAACTCAGCAGCGCACCCTGGCATTTTTATACACCCCTCCCAATGCCCGCTCTGGGCCCACACCTCCCGTCCCCATCTCCTGTTgcatccccacatccctccccacGCCCCGTGCCTGCGGCACCTCCCACTCGTGCCTCCCCCACGCTCTGTGTGCACGTGCGGGTCACGACAGCGGTAAGGATGCTCACACTACACCCAGGTCCTGCTGGCCAGGCTGCACCACGGGCTGGCACTGAGCCTGAAGTAGAGGTGACAGCAGGGACCTGGGAGAGACATATCCCAGTGGCACCGCAGCTGGGTGTGCCCATACAGTGAGCACGCGTGGGTTGCGCAGAGCTCCTCTCAGCTCCCCTTTGGCTTCCCCCTCTCCTGGCTGCTCTTTTTAGGGAGCGCAGGGGTTTGTGTTTgtcctccccatctcccccacttccctgccagcagctctccttGGGCTTCGGACCAAAGCCGATCCTCCCCAGcctggtgtggggctgggagccctGCGTGGGACTGTGCAGTGCCCAGAGCGGGTCGGTGGGGAGACACTCGGGCATTGTGATCATCTCACGGGTGACGCGGTGAATTTTGTAGCGTTGTTTTGTACTTGTATaattgtgactttttttttccttttttttttttttttttttttttaataatatctATATCCAGTAAAGCCTGGAGACGTTTTGTACTGAACTTCTGCATCCGgtcctctgggaggaaggggtggggaaggggatCCTGCGCAGATGGGCTGGGGCGGGCCGGCTGCTTGCGTGGGGCTGGCGGTGGTGGGACGGGGATGGCCCGCTTGGCCTGGAGTGACTCAGTCGTTCCAACTGTGCGGAGGCGGCTTTGGCCAAAGGCAGCCTCTGCCGGCGTGGCGGGAGTAGGATTGCTGTGATTGCCGCATTCCTGCGCAGCTGCGGATTCGGCAGGGCTTCCCCgtgctccccatccccatgcagcTGGAGGGACAGATGCTGCCCTCTGGCTCTCCCCTCGCTCGGGGCTGGATCAGCCCTGGCGCTCCCACCAGCCCCCTCCCTGGGATGCTGGAGCTCGGCCCCTTGCAGAGCACCGTGCTATGCTTCTGAGTGCCCGCGGCTcgcccttcccctcccttctccagcCCAAAGCCTCTGGGTTTGCACCCCGCTGCATAACCGCACTGCCTCTGAGGCTGTTCCTGATGGAAGCTGGTGTTCTAAGGTTGCTTTTGTAAAGAAAGCAGGTTTATTTCTCTTGCCTCACTGATCTTGCAAACAGGTTCTGCCGCTGCTGCTCGCGTGCCACCAGCCTCGCCACCTGTGTGAGCCCCAGCGTGGACATGCCCTGGCACATCCATCTGTCCCTGTCCTGTCCCTGGGAGCAGGGGGAGGTGGCTGCGCTCCGCAGCTCCTCTTTCTTGTGGGAGGAGAGATGTGGGTGAGCCGGCTCCAGGCACTGGGCTGCCATTGCAGGGCACAGCTGGCGCGCTGCGGGCTGgccacagccctggggcagggctgcagcacccacGCAACCTGAAACCATGAAACCCTGGCTGTCAAAGGGAGGGTGGCACCACCAAAACTTCCACCTGGGTCCCTCTCCCTGCTCCGGGCTGCACAGTGCCCGTGTGAGTGActcctccatccctgggatGGGCTCATCATCTGGCACTGGGGCAGTCCAGAGGCAACGGGGAGATCCACGCGGGTCTGGCCGTGCCATGCCAGCTGCTAGACACAGGTGCAGTCCTGCGCCAGGATGTTGGGCACCGTCTCGTACTTGAAGGAGTAGCCACCATCAGAGGTGGTGCGGACACGCAGCGAGCGCATGGTGCCGGGCAGCGCGGCgcagcacagctgcaccccCAGCCGATGGCTCAGCCCATGGCCTTCGGCACAGTTCCCGTGGCAGTAGTGGAAAACGAAGCTGCTGGGGTGCACGATCCAATtgtcccagcccagctcctcgAAAGAGATGTTGAGGGACGCCCGGCGGCAGTTGGTGTGGGCGGCCACGTCCTCCGATGGGCgctgcagcaggctgagcgCAGCCGGCGACCAGGGCACGGCGGAGCGGCGAGCCCTCCCGGCTGCCTTGGCACGGGTAGTGGCCACCAGGAAGGGCATCTTGTCCCCATCGGCCAGGCAGGGGCAGCCGGGGCAGCGCACCAGGAGCACGAAGAGCGGCTGTGCCAGCTGGGGCAGCGCATCGGGGCCGAAGTCAAACACGGTCCAGTGCTCCGGTGTCCGCGACGCTGTGGCCACCACCGGCACCCTGCCCTGCGGTGAGAGGGTCAGCACAGCGGGGGCCGAGTGGTTGGGAGCAGCCGAGGGGCCGCTGTAGAACCAGAGCTGGGCGGATGTCAGCGTGCGGCTCAGGGCGTGCGCCGAGGGCTGGAAGAGGTAAGTGAAGATGccttcttcctccagcagctTGTCTGGCTGCGTGGGCTCGCACGGCACGTCTGTGGGGAAAGAGTGGCTCAGGGTGTTGTGCCCCACTGTGGGGATAGGGTATGGGGGGAGACACAGGAGCTGACGACATCCAGTGCCACgcagcacctgctgctgtgtcctgcagcCAAACCCTGCAGCAGATCCAGCCCTGCGCAAGGCTCTGCCTGGCTTGTGCTGCCAGCCAGGCACAGCTGCGGCACCTGGCACCCCACGGTCTTGGGGCTGTGGGATTCAGCCACCTTCTTCATATGGCCGGGCTTGGCTGAGCTGCCTAGTGAGGTCACCAAGCCCCTCCATGCCCCGGGATGGTCTGGTGTACCCATTCCACTGTGTCCTGCTCTGTCCTCCTGCACTATGCTGCAACCCCGAGTATCCTGTTGCAACCCTGAGCATCCTTCTGCGGCCCCATCCCTGGGTATCCCACTCCATCCTTCAGCATCGTAACCCATCACTTAGCATCCCATTCCCAGCACCCTGCCCCATTCTCTACCATCCCACTCCAGTGTCCTGCTCTGCCCGCTCCTCAgccctccccatctccctggGTCCCCCTGTTCCACCTCTGGGCACTCTCCCACGTCACCTCCCTGCCACCTGCCCCTCTCCCACTGGCCCTGCCACATCCCCATTGCCCCAAAGCAGCACCCACCTCACCCCCTGCACGTTCTCCATCCCACCAGAGCTCTCACCTGTGGAAGGGAAGAGAATCACCTGGGATGTGTCCTCCTGCTCCTCAGGCGGCACCTCCACCTCTTCGAGGACATCTCTGCGGTGCACCCTCCTCACATCCTTTTGGGGCTCCTGCATGGCCGGGGGGCTCAAATGCTCCAGCACCCGTGCCCGCACCTTGGCCAGGACGAGCTGTCGGTCGGCGCCGGCCCCGgtgcagctgcccagggcactggCAGGCAGCACGGCAGGCAGCaggtgcaggaggagcagcatgGCCGTGGGGCAGCTCGAGGGGCTCTGCCGTGGGCTCCTACTTGCCAGCCCGGCCCGTCTGCCCGCTGCGCTCCCCCTGGGGCAGGGTGGCATTGAGACGTATCTGACACTGACGCAAATGTCTGCTCGCCGTGAATATTATCTCTGGGCAGTGAAAGCACTGAGACGTCTGGAATGTGAGGACTGCAAGGACAGTGTGGTCTGGGGGGGGGACGGCGCCCAGGCaggggggtgggtggggtgCATGCTGCTGGAGTGGTGAGCGCGTGGGGCTGGGGGTAGGCAGGGATGGAGGGGGCGTGAGGGCCTGCAGCTGGGTGCCTCCATGCTGGAGTCTGGGGGCCAGCAGGAGGCCAAGGGTGCACTTCGGGCAGAGCAACAGCGTGAGAGGCACAGGAGGGTGGCAGGCTGGGTGCCCTCTTACTGGGTATGGATGGGACGCCCCAAGGATGCAAGGTTCAGGGCAGTGGCATTGCCACAACAGCTGGGGCACTGGGAACACGAGGAAAAGCGGGAACAGGGACCCTCTGCTTGGGGACAGGCCATGGCTGGAGACAGCATTGGACAGAGTTTGGGACACTGTGGCAGTTACAAGAGAAGGGTCCCACAGTGCCACTCGGCCTGGCTGGCTGCAGCGCATCCCATCCCTATGCTGCGTGCCGTGCACAGTGTGGTGCCATGGGCTGAACCCACACCCACCAGGAACAGGTCTGCTGCGCCCCGCTGCCGCTGTGCTGCCCGCCTGTGCTATACATAGGGCAGCCCTGCCCCGCCGAGGCGCTGCATGGAGCAGACTCAGCCTTATCACCCCGGCATGTCATCGGAGGGTATTTTTGGGGACGGCAGCTGCAGGCATTCCTAACGGTCGGTCTCTGCATGCTGAcgctggggagcagagctgggcgAGCAGCAGAGCGGGGTGCCGGCACCGGGAGCTGCAGGACAGAGGTGTTGGTACAAGGTGAGTGCCTGAGGCAGGAGGTGGTTCTGGGCAGAGTGATCAGAGGAGGggggagctgagctgtggggctgtgtgtgctggctCCTGGAGTGCgggcttggggggggggaacctGGCCCTGGCCCCTGGGGATGAGCTCTGTCCCACATTCCCCTTCAGCCCAGCCAGGGAATGTTTGGGTTTCTCTTTGTCCCTGCTCTCCCTGAGGGAGGCATAGATGCCTCTGTCCACCCCTGGGTGCAGCATGGGCAGGGGCTGAGGTTTATGCTTGCCCAGGAAAGGCTTCAAGCACAGAGCCCTTCTGCTGCCCGTGGTGCTGGGCACGGGTACCTGCAGCACTGGGTGTGGAGGTGATACCCTCCAAAAGCAGGACTTGTTCCCTGTTTGGCCCTCTGCACCCTGCGGTGATGTCCAGTCCTGGCCTTGGACACACAGGGGCTGGAGTTGGGACCACGCTCGGGCGGGGGTCCTCTTCCCATGCACCCTGCTGAGCCGGGCAGGAAGCACCCGGATGCATCCGGATGCCTCCAGCCCCATGACAGCCCCTTATCAGCACCTGTGCACTGAGCCAGCCCAGATGCGGCAGGAATGTGGCTCTGCCACCACCCGATACTGCAGGAATGCCCCAGCGGGTGGGGAAGGGCCGTGCTGGGGCCCGTTCTTCCTCAGccaaccccatccccagcactgcagggaccCAGCGAGCCCCGTGCCCCACGGGCAGGTCCCACCTCCCAGCCTGGGCTTGACGTGGCATTGCTGTGGGTGGGATGCCCCGCACCACAGCCTGACGCCGCTCTCTGTCCTCAGCCTGAAGCTCTTGGCCGTCCTCCTGCCCCGATCCCAGGGTGATGGAgagccatggggcagcccctCGGTTCCTGGCCTACCCACGCGCCTTCACGGCACAAAGCGGCACCGACGCCATGCTGAGGTGCCAGATCGCAGGTGACCCCCGGCCCAGCGTCCTCTGGGAGAAGGACACAGCCCCGATCCATCCCTCGGGCCGCTTCTGCATGGAGGCTGAGGGGGACATGTACAGCCTACGGGTGTCCTGCGTCACCCCGCAGGATGGCGGCCTCTATGTTTGCAAGGCCAAGAACTGCGTTGGCGAGACCTACGCTGCCGCCACGCTGCGAGTGGAGGCTGAGGAGCatcagcaggaggaggaggaggaggaaggccgTGCTGGTGGCCGAGCGCCCACCTTCCTGGTGGGGCCCACATCGGTGCGGGTGTGCCGTGGGGAGGACGTGACCTTCTCGTGCCGAgtgctggggcagccctgcccgctGCTCGAGTGGGAGAAGGACGGCCACAGGCTGCGTGACCTCTTTGAGAGCAGCCACTTTGCAGTGGGCCGGCAGCCTGAGGACTGGCATTACCTTAAGCTGTTTGGGGTCCGGCCCCCAGACGCGGGGGTCTATGTGTGCCGGGCACGCAGCGGCTCCAAGGAGGCCCTGGCTGCGGCTGTGCTCCTGGTGGAGCCCCGGTGCTCCCCTTCTGACAGCACCCAGCCGCGGAGACTGCGGCACGCATGCACCGACACCTGGGCGCCGGCACCCAACGGCACGCCAAGAGCCAAGGCGTTCGCCGTCAGCGCGGGGAAGCACGCCAAGTTCCGCTGCTATGTCACTGGCAAGCCCAAGCCAGAGATCATTTGGCAAAAGGATGGCAAGGCCGTGGCCCCCGGCCGCCGGCACCTGATCTACGAGGACCGCGAGGGCTACTTCATCCTGAAGGTGCTGTACTGCCGGCCCCGGGATCAGGGGCTGTATGTTTGCACAGCCTCCAACACGGCCGGGCAGACACtgagtgctgtgcagctgcaggtgaaGGGTAGGTGTGCGCCCCGGGGCCACGCTGAATCCCCTGCATGGGGGCTGTGCGCCCTGAGGCCCCATACAGAATGCCTCCCGCCCAGCTGCCACATCCCAAAATAGCTGCTGGGAATGGGGGGCTGCCATCTTCCTTCCCCACAGCCGTACTGTCAATGTGGGAGGAATGCGGGGGCGCTGCATGCGTGGGTGCTCCCAGGGGAAGCATTCAGGGGACTGGGAGGGCGCTGAGCAGGAGGATGCTGAGCACCCTCAGCTCCCATCTCTCCCGGTGGCAGAGCACCGGCTGCGGTTCCAGGTGCCGCTGGAGGACGTGGAGGTGGCGGAGCGGGAGGATGCGGTCCTGGAGTGCCAGGTGCCACTGGGGAGCATCCCCACAGCCTGGTTCCTGGAGGAccgggagctgcagcccagccacAAGTACGTGATGGAGGAGTGTGGCGTGGTGCGGCGCCTGACCATCCGCGACGCCCGCACCGACGACGACGGCATCTATCTCTGCCAGATGAAGGACCGAGGCCGCAGCATCGCCGAGGTCTCCGTCCGAGGTGGGGGCGGacccagctctgccttcccatAACACAGCCCCGGCATCCCCCCCCGCCCTCACATGTCTCCTCTCCTAGGGCTGATCGTGAAGAGGCTGCCGCGGAAGCTGGATGTGATGGAGGGCGAGAACGCGGCTTTCTGCGTGGAGACGCAGGAGGCCGTGGAGGGGATCAGCTGGACCCGCaatgggctgcagctgcacgAATCACCACGTGCCGTGCTGAAGAGCTTTGGCAGGACGCACCTCCTGGTACTGGTGCACGTCACTCGTGAGGACGCGGGCATCATCTGCTTCTCTGTTGGGGAGTCACTGACGTCCTCCCAGCTCCGTGTCAAGTGTGAGCCCTGGGCTGGGTTGCACGGGGCCTCCCCGCACCCTCCGTTCTCCCCATTCACCAGGGTCTGAAATGGCGGAGGGGTGGGATGGCACCTTCCAATCCCCACTGTGCCGTGTGTTCCAGGTGTGAAGCGTGACCCTCCTGGCGTGCCGATGGCAGCCCAGCTGAGCACGGAGCAGAGCAACGCGGCCCTGCTGACGTGGTGCCCCGCACCCGACGTGCACCACCGCCCGCCCAGCGCCTACATTGTGGAGCGGCGCGAGGCAGCGGGCGGCAGCTGGGTGCAGTGCCTGAGCACTGAGCTACCCGGCCGTGTGCAGGTACTGGGTGACAGCGTGCCCCGTGAGGCTGACTACTGCTTCCGAGTCTGTGCCGTCAACAAGCACGGCCGCAGTGACCCCGTGGAATTCCCTGGCTGCGTGCATCTCGGTGAGGGGACACAGGATCTCCGTGCGGGTGGGAGTGTGGGAGCTGCGTGGTACCAGGTGCTCATGCGCTGTGAGGCTGAGCTCACGatgtgctgcagtgccagctgtgCACCTGGAGAGGGGTCTGCAGGATGCGCGGGTGCGGGATGGCGAGGATGCGCGCTTCTCGGTGGAGCTGTCGGCCTCAGTGCAGGGCGAGTGGTTCCTGAATGGCACGAGGCTGCAAAGTGAGGAGAGCGGGCGCTTCAGTGTGCAGCACTGCGGGACGGAACACTCATTGCTCATCCGctcagcaaggctgagagagAGCGGTGCACGTATCACCTTTGTGGCCAGCAGTGTGCGGGACTCTGCCATACTGCATGTGCAAGGTGAGCTCACCCAGCGTCCCACAAGTCAAAGAGCAGCGGGTGGGAAGTACCTTCCACGTTTCTTACCCCACCATGTGGGTTCC
This window harbors:
- the LOC107049146 gene encoding gap junction gamma-1 protein-like, translated to MSWSFLTRLLEEINNHSTFVGKIWLSVLIIFRIVLTAVGGESIYYDEQSKFVCNTQQPGCENVCYNAFAPLSHVRFWIFHIIMVATPSVLYLGFAMHRIARMPESSRRRAPAAQRGRMPVVRRGAGRDYEEAEDDNEEDPMIFEEIEVEKEKGAEGGEKHDGRRRIKRDGLMRAYVLQLLCRMLLESAFLFGQYLLFRFKVSPSYVCSHSPCPHMVDCFVSRPTEKTIFLLIMYAVSGLCLFLNICELLHLGVGRIRDALSQPNGPPAGSPAPHYAKKPPSAPPTYHSLKKEPLKAPLPDGKLDYRENLANSAAERFALAGAPREHELERLREHLRLAQEHLEMAFHLQPPPRAPSPSRSSSPEANGMAAEQNRLNLAHEKGSGCERSTGL
- the INHA gene encoding inhibin alpha chain precursor → MLLLLHLLPAVLPASALGSCTGAGADRQLVLAKVRARVLEHLSPPAMQEPQKDVRRVHRRDVLEEVEVPPEEQEDTSQVILFPSTDVPCEPTQPDKLLEEEGIFTYLFQPSAHALSRTLTSAQLWFYSGPSAAPNHSAPAVLTLSPQGRVPVVATASRTPEHWTVFDFGPDALPQLAQPLFVLLVRCPGCPCLADGDKMPFLVATTRAKAAGRARRSAVPWSPAALSLLQRPSEDVAAHTNCRRASLNISFEELGWDNWIVHPSSFVFHYCHGNCAEGHGLSHRLGVQLCCAALPGTMRSLRVRTTSDGGYSFKYETVPNILAQDCTCV